Proteins found in one Cricetulus griseus strain 17A/GY chromosome X, alternate assembly CriGri-PICRH-1.0, whole genome shotgun sequence genomic segment:
- the Tbx22 gene encoding T-box transcription factor TBX22 isoform X2 translates to MALSSRAHAFSVEALIGRPSKRKSQDSTEEMQPELQEEQCLQKEEEEKVPSSASGDCCKQPEKRPKAESSKTSFSSCSGGESIGQESLHEKNIIQVELQGSDLWKRFHDIGTEMIITKAGRRMFPSVRIKVKGLDPVKQYYVILDVVPVDSKRYRYVYHSSQWMVAGNTDHSNITPRFYVHPDSPCSGETWMRQIISFDRVKLTNNEMDDKGHIILQSMHKYKPRVHVMEQDSSIDLSLIQSLPTEGVKTFFFKETEFTTVTAYQNQQITKLKIDRNPFAKGFRDPGRNRGVLDGFLETYQWRPSFTVDFKTFVADTQSESSGSSPVTSSGGAPSPSNTLLSPSCSPPTPSLHIPPSSFGTTYPETYLHNVNLPFCYKICPTNFWRPQPLVLPTPERLPSFNSSHSLPPLMMEVPMVSSRGVINSNSGLHEGCNGQCLQASQSTNQMLYGLQNPGNIFQPNPIAQGTLSCPFHPSQGCYRYNLSVPSRLQNATNHLSENDNSQTSFKEGRCDHSHWHPAVNNCL, encoded by the exons ATGGCTTTGAGCTCTCGAGCGCACGCCTTCTCGGTGGAGGCCTTGATTGGGAGACCCagcaaaagaaaatctcaagactCAACAGAGGAGATGCAGCCTGAGCTGCAGGAAGAGCAGTGCTtacagaaagaggaggaggagaaggtacCCAGCAGTGCTTCTGGGGACTGCTGCAAGCAGCCGG AAAAGCGACCCAAGGCGGAATCTTCAAAAACGTCTTTCTCCTCCTGCTCTGGCGGCGAGAGCATCGGCCAGGAAAGTCTGCACGAAAAAAACATTATCCAAGTGGAGCTTCAGGGATCCGACCTATGGAAGAGATTCCACGACATCGGGACTGAGATGATCATTACTAAGGCCGGCAG GCGTATGTTTCCTTCTGTTCGGATCAAGGTGAAAGGGCTGGACCCAGTGAAGCAATACTATGTGATTTTGGATGTGGTACCAGTGGATTCCAAACGTTATAG GTATGTGTATCACAGCTCACAAtggatggttgctgggaatactGACCATTCGAACATCACTCCCAGATTCTACGTCCACCCAGACTCCCCTTGCTCAGGAGAAACCTGGATGCGTCAAATCATCTCCTTTGATCGAGTGAAACTCACCAACAATGAGATGGACGACAAGGGCCAT ATCATTCTGCAGTCCATGCATAAGTACAAACCCCGTGTGCACGTGATGGAGCAGGACAGCAGCATTGACCTGTCCCTGATTCAGTCCCTTCCTACTGAAGGagttaaaacattcttttttaaagaaactgaattcACTACCGTGACAGCTTACCAAAACCAGCAG ATTACCAAACTGAAAATAGACAGGAATCCTTTTGCCAAAGGATTTAGAGATCCTGGGAGAAACAG GGGTGTATTGGATGGGTTTTTAGAGACCTACCAATGGAGGCCCTCTTTCACTGTGGACTTTAAAACCTTTGTTGCAGACACACAAA GTGAAAGCAGTGGCTCATCTCCAGTGACCTCTAGTGGAGGAGCTCCCTCTCCATCTAACACCTTACTTTCTCCATCTTGTTCTCCACCTACACCTTCCCTTCACATTCCTCCAAGCTCCTTTGGAACGACCTATCCAGAGACATACCTGCACAATGTAAACCTACCATTCTGCTACAAGATTTGTCCAACTAATTTTTGGCGACCACAACCTCTTGTCTTACCTACTCCTGAAAGGCTACCAAGCTTCAACAGTTCTCATTCTTTACCCCCACTCATGATGGAAGTACCTATGGTATCCTCCAGGGGCGTCATCAATTCAAACAGTGGCTTACATGAAGGCTGCAATGGGCAGTGTCTACAAGCATCTCAGTCTACCAATCAAATGTTATATGGATTACAGAATCCTGGAAATATTTTCCAGCCAAACCCCATTGCCCAAGGAACACTCAGTTGCCCTTTTCATCCTTCCCAAGGCTGTTATAGGTACAACTTATCGGTGCCATCTAGACTCCAAAATGCTACCAACCATCTCAGTGAAAATGACAACAGTCAGACTTCTTTTAAAGAAGGCAGATGTGATCATTCCCATTGGCATCCAGCAGTCAACAATTGCCTTTAA
- the Tbx22 gene encoding T-box transcription factor TBX22 isoform X1 translates to MALSSRAHAFSVEALIGRPSKRKSQDSTEEMQPELQEEQCLQKEEEEKVPSSASGDCCKQPAEKRPKAESSKTSFSSCSGGESIGQESLHEKNIIQVELQGSDLWKRFHDIGTEMIITKAGRRMFPSVRIKVKGLDPVKQYYVILDVVPVDSKRYRYVYHSSQWMVAGNTDHSNITPRFYVHPDSPCSGETWMRQIISFDRVKLTNNEMDDKGHIILQSMHKYKPRVHVMEQDSSIDLSLIQSLPTEGVKTFFFKETEFTTVTAYQNQQITKLKIDRNPFAKGFRDPGRNRGVLDGFLETYQWRPSFTVDFKTFVADTQSESSGSSPVTSSGGAPSPSNTLLSPSCSPPTPSLHIPPSSFGTTYPETYLHNVNLPFCYKICPTNFWRPQPLVLPTPERLPSFNSSHSLPPLMMEVPMVSSRGVINSNSGLHEGCNGQCLQASQSTNQMLYGLQNPGNIFQPNPIAQGTLSCPFHPSQGCYRYNLSVPSRLQNATNHLSENDNSQTSFKEGRCDHSHWHPAVNNCL, encoded by the exons ATGGCTTTGAGCTCTCGAGCGCACGCCTTCTCGGTGGAGGCCTTGATTGGGAGACCCagcaaaagaaaatctcaagactCAACAGAGGAGATGCAGCCTGAGCTGCAGGAAGAGCAGTGCTtacagaaagaggaggaggagaaggtacCCAGCAGTGCTTCTGGGGACTGCTGCAAGCAGCCGG CAGAAAAGCGACCCAAGGCGGAATCTTCAAAAACGTCTTTCTCCTCCTGCTCTGGCGGCGAGAGCATCGGCCAGGAAAGTCTGCACGAAAAAAACATTATCCAAGTGGAGCTTCAGGGATCCGACCTATGGAAGAGATTCCACGACATCGGGACTGAGATGATCATTACTAAGGCCGGCAG GCGTATGTTTCCTTCTGTTCGGATCAAGGTGAAAGGGCTGGACCCAGTGAAGCAATACTATGTGATTTTGGATGTGGTACCAGTGGATTCCAAACGTTATAG GTATGTGTATCACAGCTCACAAtggatggttgctgggaatactGACCATTCGAACATCACTCCCAGATTCTACGTCCACCCAGACTCCCCTTGCTCAGGAGAAACCTGGATGCGTCAAATCATCTCCTTTGATCGAGTGAAACTCACCAACAATGAGATGGACGACAAGGGCCAT ATCATTCTGCAGTCCATGCATAAGTACAAACCCCGTGTGCACGTGATGGAGCAGGACAGCAGCATTGACCTGTCCCTGATTCAGTCCCTTCCTACTGAAGGagttaaaacattcttttttaaagaaactgaattcACTACCGTGACAGCTTACCAAAACCAGCAG ATTACCAAACTGAAAATAGACAGGAATCCTTTTGCCAAAGGATTTAGAGATCCTGGGAGAAACAG GGGTGTATTGGATGGGTTTTTAGAGACCTACCAATGGAGGCCCTCTTTCACTGTGGACTTTAAAACCTTTGTTGCAGACACACAAA GTGAAAGCAGTGGCTCATCTCCAGTGACCTCTAGTGGAGGAGCTCCCTCTCCATCTAACACCTTACTTTCTCCATCTTGTTCTCCACCTACACCTTCCCTTCACATTCCTCCAAGCTCCTTTGGAACGACCTATCCAGAGACATACCTGCACAATGTAAACCTACCATTCTGCTACAAGATTTGTCCAACTAATTTTTGGCGACCACAACCTCTTGTCTTACCTACTCCTGAAAGGCTACCAAGCTTCAACAGTTCTCATTCTTTACCCCCACTCATGATGGAAGTACCTATGGTATCCTCCAGGGGCGTCATCAATTCAAACAGTGGCTTACATGAAGGCTGCAATGGGCAGTGTCTACAAGCATCTCAGTCTACCAATCAAATGTTATATGGATTACAGAATCCTGGAAATATTTTCCAGCCAAACCCCATTGCCCAAGGAACACTCAGTTGCCCTTTTCATCCTTCCCAAGGCTGTTATAGGTACAACTTATCGGTGCCATCTAGACTCCAAAATGCTACCAACCATCTCAGTGAAAATGACAACAGTCAGACTTCTTTTAAAGAAGGCAGATGTGATCATTCCCATTGGCATCCAGCAGTCAACAATTGCCTTTAA